TTTttcgttttttatttttcaattcaatcttcttCCACTCCCCCCCCCTGTTTTAGtctatattattaaaatacatatttttgtgTGGTCATTTTCACTATTTAAAGAAAaccatttatattatataaattaaattaatagagttgaataaattgatttattcaaTTATCTGTTTCTAAAATCAAATTAgttaaataaactattttttaatCGACCAGAACCAAAgttgattgatttttttaaagcTCATCCCTACATTGCACCAATGCCCAATATAGCTCACAATCGTCATGGGCTTTTTAATCTTCTTCAATAAAAATCAGGGCTGGGCCTGGGATCTACAAGGTATCACTGATACCTTCATTCTATAAAGATCAGTTTcattctttcaaaaaaataaaaaataaaaattcagttTCAACATTTCAGGAACATGGGATCTACAGCTGAAAATCCGATATATAAAAATGCAGAGTAAAACCATAGTTGCTGAAGCCTACTTCACTACACTTCTTTCTgccataaattatcaaattgtaatttttgttcTGTGTATAAAAAAGCAAGAAATGGCCGATACCAAGGAGAGGGTAGAAGCGTTGGCAATTGTAGGAGGATTTCCTTGTAGATTTGGCCAACCCTTCAAATTGCTGCTCAGTCTTTAGAAGTTATAACAAGCAACCCCAATGCTCCAATCAGAATATACTGCAATGATGAAAAGAATCACTAGCAAGTTTTGATGAAGGAAAGGAGTATTGTATAATATGGATAATCATTGATGTTACAGGTAAACCTGGGCATAACTGTAGGGAAATGGTTTCCTACTTTAAGCAAAGCAATGTCATTTAACATACCTTGATAATTGGTTTTTCAGTCATGATTATGGTTACCCAACCAACATAAGGCAAGAACCTGCAATCGAGGAAAGTAATCAGAAAACTTTggttttgttcttcttgatcaaAGGGTACAACAACCTTTTGCTTGAAATATGACATGTTGAGATTAATTAATCAGTTGGAACCTAAATTTCAAATGAAAGCAGCAATGCTGTCCCAAAGGAATTGCCCTATCTCCATAATAAGcatgtatgaaaatatatacaCGTGCATCTGTGTGAACTCTTGAGATGGACTACTATGGATTTTGAAGACAACCATACATGATGAAAAATGATATCCATCAGCTCCATGTACACAAATAGAACTATCAAATGTGAGAGGCTTACCCCACAGCTCTGCCCATGATATGGTGCCGATGAAGCCATTGCTGACCTTGAGCATATAAAAGCCTGTCATCCCCATAATTGTTGTCTCctgaaaatgaacaaataaagGAAGAACATTTAAATACCAAACAATGCAATTCTGGTTATTTCTAACAACCTTAATCTTAATTCAAATAAGCTGTCACCTTTGGTGAGGACATCAACTTCTCCAGTATCTTGCCTTTCATGGacctaaaataatatttaatatcaaaattcaaAAGATGGCAGATCATGCTCTTACATAAATCtgttaaaaataataagtttTGTCTATGAAAATTAGATTCTTTAGATCATTATCTCAAACCAAACCTTTAGCAAAAAGAACTTGGTCATCCACTATTTAAGACTAATCAATTGATCAATCATGTACCAATTGATCGACCAAAATCATGTTCCTCACACACTGACTATTATATGAGACTAACTGTTCACAACCATACtagcaaatttaaaaaattgattttatgcTCCTATTCAATGTTAAAGTGAAAATAGTGGTTCCTAACATGCATGAAATGCCCATACAGAGATGACAACAGCAACTCTTTAAAGTTTCAAAATCAATTGAAAACCACTTTTTGCCATCATATGATGCATACACCTTAGTCCAAGATCAATAAAATAAgtgaaaaatatcaaaatcttacCTTAATTACACGATGGACAATTGGGATTTCACGGCCCTGAGAAATCCACAGTACGGGAAATGAATTAGCAATAGAGCATTAAGGAAAAAACACCGGtatcaacaataaaaaaaatacaaaacttacaaacaaataaaaagtaaaagaaagggACTTACATcaacattaaaaacaacaatcTCCCCTGCACGAATAGGATCTTTACTCATGTGCAAGAACAAAATATCCCCCTGCATATGATACAATCCTCACTAGTTAAGCAACAGCTACAAATAGGGGCATCTAAATGAACAATAATGATCAGACATGTCAAGTAGGTTCATAGAAGTGTTCATATAAAATACAATAACCTCCATTATGATCTTATTACACATCCAAAGCAAGTAACTCATTAAATCGAATGACATGAACATGATTAATCACAGATTGCCGACCATAACTAGCAGAGTATAGTTGTCATCAATGCATACTTTAGTTTGTCCAGAGACATTTCCATGATAATGGTAATATACAAGTAAAAAACGGATATTGACTCCAGGGGAAAATAGATCGAAGTAATAAAAGTGACACATGCTATTAGTCAAAGCTTTAAGTTACAAGCTAGAATTTTCAAGCCATAAGATCTTCATTCTCAAACTATCTTAGGTTTCTTTCTAAAATAACAGAGTATATAATCTGAAGTCTGAACTTCTCTAAACGACAGGATATCCACTCTAAAGTGGAGAACCAACAATTCAGATCAGAAGGAAACATTTCCTTCCTACTGGGTGAGCCATAAAGAAAAATCTTACAGTGGCAAACTCTCGGTAGCTTAAAAAGTGACATGAAAGAAATAATCATAGTGCATGGAAGAATATAACATCAATCATAGTTTCCTGTATTCTAACTCATAGATTCTGGAAGAACATTCTTTGCTTGAGTGCAAAGTGGTATAAGGTTACAATTAAGGTTGCAAGACACACCAAAATCATTTAAGCATTTGCTTCTTTAAGTTCACTTACTCTCTTGAAGCCAGGTTCCATACTTCCAGAAAGTACAACCACAACAGGAGATTCACTGCCAGTGATGCACATCAATGCCTTCCATATTATAAGGGCTGATGTAACGATCATACCTGGAACACAAAGGCTTCCTGTATGATTAAAATCTCACAGGGAGGATAACTAATGACAACAACCTTTCAAACTTGTTTATTCGAGAATGCAAGGCATGCCGTACTAACAGGACTTGAATAGATATATCTTAAACTCTTGAACATGTTAATTCAGCTTTGATCaagataaaagaaattaaaaggtagATATACTTGTATCAAAATCTTGATTTGTGATCAATATCTAGATTTCAAGTTCTTAATCTTCACCCAAATTAAGTACATTTGGGATCAATACgagttaaaagaaagaaaaagtataaaagaaaataaaataaaaaaagaaaagaaaagaaagagatttcTTGTTTTAGGCTTGAAAGTCAATAGGAGTCATCTTCAAGTAAATTGGCAGTCAACACCAGTAACCCATTAAACAAACTCAGAAACAAAACAGGCTCCTCCACTCTGGATCTATCCAAaacaaaaagatttaaaaaaaaaaaggttttcgaTTCGTAAAGGGTAATACAATTTGGCTTGGGTTTTTCCAAAAAGGTTAAAAATTTATCTCaatttaaactaaaacaagttgaGAGAATTATTAAACTGAGAAAACCAAAGGGGATTTATGACATTCAGGGCAACATATATTAGCAAACCCATTAAGAAACGTACCAAGACTGACAGCCTGAGTGAGGAGCTGCCGGATCTGAATTGATTTGATGGAGTCTACGGTGTCTCCGATCCACCCCATTTCTTTTATCTCTTTCTGTTTCTTGCTTCCTTGCTTTGTTTTCTCAGTTTTTCTTCTTCCTGTTTAGCAATTGCAGGTTGATATACAAATTCGAAGGCGCAAAAGCCCCAGCTCCCGGCTTCACTTAGTCGTTATATTTTGGGTTAGTGCATAATTAGCcctaaagtattttaagtctacCAATTTGGTATctagaaaaaaaacattttttaatccAATAGTCAAAATTTAATTCCCTCCAGCTAATAAATTTTACCACTTTCAAAATGTGCCTCAATGATATGAAAATACAAGGTCAGCTGATGCGGAAACCTCGAAATCCTTGAATAACttgtaaaaaaaagtaaaagaaattaaaaaagggATCAAATTGACAAGATGAGAGAGTTTTGGGGCCTTGGAAGAATTTAACCAGAAGTTTTTTTCCATTCCCATTGTTGCGCACCCAATCTGGAGTTATAACAGGATGTTCTTtttaagaaaccctaaaaaatagAGAAGTAAGGAAAAAATCACTTAATTCTCAAATAAACTTGCtttacccaaaatttaaaataaaatcaacttttTTTAAATCTCTTGTAATTTGATTCACCTTTTATACTTACATAGTAAAGTTAAGAAATTCATAAACTTTTTACATTAGTAATTTAGTCTATAACCTGATTCGAGTTTAGGATTATTTACCTCTTCAACCTTTGTTTTTTATTGGATAGGACTTTGAATCTCAGTTGCCTGAAATCTTCTTTCATCTATGATTAGATTGATTTAACAAAAAATCGAATGCTCAATttatgaccaaaatttgaaattggaggaaaaaatgttaaaagttgaaAACTGAACTTTCTTttaacaattttcttttctgGTTATTTCATTAGGTCTTGGTTCATTGCAATTAtggttttttaatatttatatattttcgtaatttttaatgtttgaattattataacgattaaattaatggaaaataaaaatgaaagattGAATGGATTTGATGTTTGATGTAGAAATTGAAGGTAAGAAATCCCCTCAACTGCTGGTTTTATGTTGGTGCAATTCAGCTTCACCCGTCCCTCTAAGCCCATTGAATGAAATACCGCTCTCCTCAACTGACCTGATTTCCGCAGTCATTACGAGGGAGACAGTAGTACTGGTGACTGATGATAGGATTAGGAGGATTGATGAGAGATATCTTGGAATATGATATCCACAACTTCCCTGTTTTAATTAGTACACCAACAAAAAGACCAGAGTGGAAAGAGTGAGATGGATACTGTTGAAATACCGGCCATGTATTTCTTCCACTTCTGCATCGCTACCATCCTTTCCCAACACTGGAAATAAACTCCAAATGTTATTACTAttcacttttaaaaaataaaaatcaaacgattTCTAACCATGGTAATAGGTTGCCTAATTAATGACCATACCTTATACCCACAGTTCACTCTGGTAATATTCActagttaattttaaaaaaaaattcaaactgaAGTAATGGGAAAAGTAGATGTGTcccaaaacataatttatatctttaaccaagcaatataatttaaataaaatttactacCCATTTCATCCAAGCATGTTGTTTGTCTTTTATATGATAGTGAAGGTGCAATATATTTGTAATTCTACCCATTTCATCCAAGCATGTTGTTTACTTTTAAAAGAAagcaatatatttttaattctataacaAGAGTTCATATGTTAAATTCCTTTCTATTATACATGGGACATACATTTTCTTAAAACTCTACGTTCTTGTAAGTACCGATTTATATTTTCCTTATATTGGTAAGGCTTCTAAGATATTATTTAGGGCACTAAATATGagttaacattttttatttatttatttaggaaGGGAATCAAGCTTTACTTTTTAGTGCAGAGAAATCATGGTATACATTAATTAACTATATATGTAGTAACTTGCTATTAAGTATGAAACCACCAAACAATTGGCTTCTTGATAAAAAttttgtaatggcccaaattcaaggctataaccacaaatccgatttaaagagaaatttattttaatatttttgcatgaatattgatatgataagaaaatcgtatgaaaatatcgatagaaaaattttaccgatttagtggttagttagaaaaagaaattattgaagaaatttggtaaaaataaggtatcgagaccttgatctcgtaaaaccgagttaaaataattttataattaattatgaaatattattaatatggtataaaaattttgttagaaaattttaatgtttggatagtcaattacgtaaaaaggactaaattgaaaaggtgtaaaagttactagaaggattaaatagctcaattgttaaatgaggaggaacataaattgaaaataatcccaaaagaagatattttgggcggcatacgttgagaaaaatcaggagaattgaagaattaagggtaaaattggaatattgcaaaaattactttaaaagttaggactaaagtggaatatctagaattctcttcatattttcaCTCTCATTAGccaaaaacgtcctaagggtttcttcaagctggtttttcataattttttcaccaagtgagttaatccttgccattttcttataatttttgtgtttctaagacttttacaactaggtcctattactaaattcattagtttttgatttcatggatgaaattgaaagtcactatggttgagtgctgtaagttcatgatgaaatagcatgaaagtgaagctttaatttgtttatgaaatgattttattaggtaatttcaatagaaattgatttataGGACCTAATTGGGAAAAGGTTTGGAATaaaagtctagtgctaaaattctgatttccaaaagttataaagtagtttaaagtgatgagataaagtgttaattgagaaaaatcagctcaattgagaggttaattgagtagggatgaaattatcatttattgaaagtttagggaaaaatggtaattaacctcatgcactaaaacagtttggacagcagtaggttaactttgaaaaatcaccaaaaattgtagagattgaattagaggatgaataaaatatgaaattaaagcttattgagtctagtttcttataaaagaaatggtgtaagcaatggaattgtaaatcatgagatataataggttttgtgagacaaagtcagaatgaattcgggttcccctgttctgactttggaaaatcattaaaaattgtaaaaaaatgattatgagttataatttatatggttataatccttaatgagtctatttttagaagaaacaaacagaaacatcaactgaattctgtacaatgagataattattttttagtgaagaggggttggaaCTATCAAATAATGAAACagaggaaactttaaagaataaactgtactttttggctaaaccaaaaattctgaaaattttatggtaagaagatatgtgagtctagtttcagggaaaattaacagatattaatttggagttttgtagctcaagatataaataatttagtgactgtgactcagtaagacagctttgaatgcactataaataataatggaattatagagaatcttacacatgaaatgtattagattaatgattaaatttatttatttagatccagaaagttcaaatacgaagctagatcgaggaaaagaaaaagttcgggattagtagattttttttgtttacaaacaagtatcgaggtaagttcgtgtaacttgaattctattcttaaatgcttgaaatgtttgttattgttgTGAATATGAGTTGTATGTTTATTGTATGAGATGAAGTATtgatatacttgatgaaaagagaaaataaatcccggttgaatgaaaggaaaatccgatggatctctgaaaaggaattgacggtaaaaatgatctagcccggacgggtgatcctatcctgatatagccctcccgaagaatatgtggaaaatggatttagcccggacgggtaatccaaattagggtctgaatttagcctggactggtaactcagatccaagctcatttgtgtaattgtcattgcaggggatttagcctggactggtaatcccgctgtaaggatgaggttcgcgggagtgtgctctctgaaatggaaatgtgcgcacatgaatatgaattgacggacccgaaattgtacactaaagtgtacctctgaaaaacCATCGAAATTTCAAGTAGTTCAACGGgggtaaatatggaaaaataacaaggaaatggaaatcatggtattgatgagctcatcaatcatggtatatgtaacacccc
The genomic region above belongs to Gossypium hirsutum isolate 1008001.06 chromosome D05, Gossypium_hirsutum_v2.1, whole genome shotgun sequence and contains:
- the LOC107906485 gene encoding signal peptidase complex catalytic subunit SEC11A translates to MGWIGDTVDSIKSIQIRQLLTQAVSLGMIVTSALIIWKALMCITGSESPVVVVLSGSMEPGFKRGDILFLHMSKDPIRAGEIVVFNVDGREIPIVHRVIKVHERQDTGEVDVLTKGDNNYGDDRLLYAQGQQWLHRHHIMGRAVGFLPYVGWVTIIMTEKPIIKYILIGALGLLVITSKD